The DNA region TATAAAGCCATCTTTATTTAATAGAAAGtggtttttatatttctaaaaagtaaattttttttcatatttgacaatatcataaaaataaattgaaaatactttCCATTGCTGGGCTgtaccatgaaaaataaataaaataacttattaatgtttttagttttttcaagtttattaaaagaataataaccaaaattgatatataaaaaggttaaaggataaaattaaaaaataaaattcaatttcataaattatttcaaataaaataaataataaaaaaataaaaactaaatccaacaattaaaaaaattaaaaaataataaaattaaaagaaatctcGACTCAATCAAAAAAGGTTGAAGCACCCGTTTGATGGAATGAGCTTGGTGCTCAGTGGAAGGGATTAACCTAACATGTGATAAGctagataaattttataaattattttaaataaaaataaataataattaaaaaattaaaaccaaatcttagataaaaaaaataattagaaaattaaaataaaaataaataataattaaaaaaataaaaataaaaattaatataaaaattaaattaaattaaattctaaaatataaaattaaaaatttcgtgaaaaccaagccaaacatGGGCTAATTTTCTAACAAtaaattaacatgaaaaaaatttagaaagtgGTTTGCAACTGTCCTAAGAGCTATTGTGTTTCAACAACCATGCTATATGGAGTGCTTGACAACGCTAATCAAGCTTTCACTTCCTTGTACAAAAGGTCGGTTCACAATCACGTAGAAAGACTTTCAAGAATCCGGACAGGGGAATATATATAATTGCTACCGGAATGTACCACTCAACTCTTCATCACATGAAATGGTCTTCAACTAACTTCTTCAATTCCTCCATCTTTTTTATGATCTTTGGGTTCATCAGATCTCTGGCCTCCCTCATGAGTGTGCCATCTTGACTTAAATGGTAAGCATCCACCATAGCTTTGATCCAGGTGTGTAGTTTTTCAGGGGTCCTGCAGTAGCAGCAGTTCAAAAGTACtgaagttatatataaaaaaaagaagttaagtaCATGTACATTAAGAGTCCATTTGGCATGACTTatgaaaaattacatttaatttcgagttataaattaaaaaaacaagtcaaatcAATTTGCAAAAATCATACCAAACGGATCTAGGAAGCTAGGGAAAAATATTTCTGCTTCCATCACAAAATCATGTAGGAAGAACCTAATCATCCAACAAGGTAATCTACCTATTGATAGATCCATCATTTTATCCTAATGAGTTGTAATAAAAATCTTCAATcaggtgtaaaaataaacagCCAAGGAAATGCTTGAAACCTTGACTGAGGATGTTTAGGCCAAAGGATCTCACAATGAGTTAATACATTCATGCACATTCAGCATAGAGCAACCACAATTCATATACATACGTGTATAGGGAGTCCACATCCTTCCCTTCAAGTTCTTCTCCTGGGGTAAATGCATCGTTTAAGGCACACAGCCGTTCCTCAGGATCCTCAACTGTAAGAAGATATTTTAGTATTCTAATGTCCTTAGGCACATTCCTCTGAAGATTACCTATAGCTGTCTTGTACAGATGATACAGTATATCCTTGACCTGCAATACAGAGCAACAGATGATCTACACTAGAGCGGCAATCTAACACAACGAAACAAAATGAGAACCtgagaattcttttttttaagggcTGATAGGTGGATTCAGAATAAAAGTGGCATAGGACAAGTAAACAATCACAGCTTCCACTCCCCTTTTAAGGGGGCAACAACATGAAAGTAACAAACATTGTTGCTTCTTGTAATGATTACTGCTGGACTATCTCATGTGATCCATGGGATTAAGTGTTGTAACATGACTGCACTCCTGATAATGCTTTTGTCCCACTATCTCTCATAGGGAAGAGAGGAATTGTTTGAGGCCAAAAGTCACTTTACCTCATCTTTCGTCATGTTGGACTCTTTAGCGGCTGACCATGCTTTTGTGATCATCAGGACCAATGCtgaatcaaattgatttttttcagccAAATCATCTATCTTCTTGCAAGCTGCATCCAAGGAAGGAGAATTGATGATATCTTGGAGCTTCAGCTCTGCAGCATTCAATGCTTCCATGTTTTCTGTTGCACAATCATAAGCTTGTACAGTAGCCACACAGTCATTTCCAAGCTTTGCCAAGGCTTCATAtgtaaacaataaaatataatgagtATCACACAATATCAAAGACGAAATAGGAAGAAAAATGCAGTTTCAGTTCAATCCTAATGGCAGGTTTTCCATTCATGCTAAGGTTTCAACAAGAAATCTATGGAAAACAAAGGATTAGCCCAATCAATGGTGCAGAACCCAGATATACTTGAATAAAATGACagacaaaagcaaagaaaataatcTGTAAAAATTCTGCACTGATTGTTAAAATCAGCAACAAGGTTAGCCATTGGCCTAGGCATGTTTACTCGTGTAACTGAAAGAGTCCTCATCCCATCATGGACTTAGCAAAACTATGACAGAGTATGATTGTCTGAGAATCTCAGTGAACAAATTAAGCGGATAAGGTGATTGGGAAATCCGACAGCTATCAGCACAAGTTCATACACCACTGCTGTGGAGGTGAATCAatcttttaacaaaataaaggtAAGTGTATATGGATCACagtatcatttttatttttttttctacgacAGGAAATTCATAGCACTATTCTACAAATTCGAATCCTGCTATTAGTTAGACTTGATATCTGGTCACTCCAGCACAACCCAATAGGAACAAAAGTGTTCgcacaaaaaaaacagaacaataaATACATCATTAAAAAAGTGAGAGCACACACTCACCATTTTGCTCATTTGGATTGTCATGGTAGGATTGTGCTACGGTGTAAAGATGCACAAAAAATTCTTTAGTGAAGTCTTTACGACGCTTGGCAACAATTTCAGTCAACTCGGATGGTGCCGCCTTGATCATTCCAAGAAGTTCATTATGCCTTTGAACATCTTCATCGATCTGTCGAGATAAGATTCACAAACTAAACCATACTAACAAGTAACACAATATATGAACATATCGCATGGCCAGCCAAGAAAAATAGGGAATTCACGTGACTAAAAGCTTGGTTAAATACCAAATACCAACCTCTTTCAATTTCCTTGCAAACCTAAGTAAATTATGCTTCTTCCCAGGATCATCCTCACAATCCGCTCGTTCCTGACACCGCTTGTAGAAATGAGGCCGTAAATTGTCCCATTCCTTACTAAAAGCCAGTAACTTTCTCCAGTCATTTGGAGTTGGCTTGTCGACCATGAAAACCTCAATTAATTTATCACATACACTCGCCATTTTACCATCATCAACACCATCTTTTCCGTCATCATTGATAGCTGTTGGTTCAGACGAATAAGAAAACGACAATTTCTCACCATTACAATCACTGGGTACTGTAGTTGCGCCATCAACAGCAGCGACAAGAGAGGGACTTCGGCGCCTGAATGAATTAGCTGATAATTTATTACCTGGAATTTCACTAAATATAAGCAATTTCGCACGTTAACAAATCCAATTGTGAGAATTAGTGAGATCAAAGGAATTGATAGCGGTAATAAGAAAAGGATCATTAAATAGctgtttttggtgattgaagaaaagaaaagagtggcTTACTATTAAGTTTAGACGAGATAATAGGGTTTGGAAATGAATATCTGTAGAAGGAGAGAGAAGGCGACCGACGTCGAGAGGTGGTTGAAGAAGCCGGTACTGTTAGAGAGCATGAAGCCTGCACAGAAGCACAAGCCAGCTCCATTTAAGTTCCTTCTTTTCGATAGCAAACTATCAGTTTCCTTCTTCAAAATATCAACTGAAAccccgggggggggggggggggggggtttagGCTTAGAAAATTTGTAGAGTGGCAGGTGCCGGAGCCTCACCCCTTTCCTGCGATATTTCTCGAGGTTTTAGTTTATTCTGCGAGAGGGAAAACGGTGTCGTCGTCGAGAACCATCTTCCCAGACAAAAGCTATCTTTTCAAACGACTCCGTTTGATTTAAGGCCAAATTGGTCTTCTTAAATAAATGTTGACATTGTGGAAGTTTAagtaagtttaaaaaaattataaattatagttttttttaactaaagttttttaaaagagtttttaatgggttcatataaaaactatgatatgtatttattaattaaacactTTCAAAATGTAATTAAGACAAAACATGGTTTAAACTATATCATCTTATACTCCCGGACAAATCTTGAAGACATtcatattatagaaaaatactaaaagataTAGTATTTTAATCGCATACCATGTCATTATAATCCTTGTCACATTTCATTATGGATTCacgaagtgtttttttttttttttatgatcaatttTTTAGGTAATTTGACCCTTCAtggcaaaattaaaagcaatCGTTTCTAATTTGCTaaccaaatgaaaaattaaaagataatggactaaagtaaaaaataaagagaaactatatggttgttttaaaattaacttaaaatgtTGACTTTGATCCTCTTACTTTACTACTTGTCAATGTTTAGTCTCGTAAGTTATTTTagaattcatttttcattcaaaattttatttctcttgttttttaatttttggtttgagGTGGGAGACTCAAGGTCACTGGATTTTgataataaagagaaaaaatatcaattgacACCAGTTTTAACcaccaaaataattaacatgGTGTTAAAGGGTTCCTCATGCAAATGTGTTTGAAGTCTCTCCTCTAGCTTGAGTGAGTGACTCAGCTATCAAGGCACCCctgtaaattaatttattcattgatTAGCACTACTTTTTATAATTCGGaagtcaccatttttttttcatttttaatatttaaaatcaatttcaacGTAACCAACCATATTATTACATAACGTTGTCAATGGGTTCCTTGTTAGACTTTTTTTATGCAGATAgtgaaattgcataaaattattCTATTAAGCTTTTATCTTTTCACTCCAATTCAACTAcgttttaatgtttgatttacCTCGTATATCATAACTTTCTATTATTTCCATGTCAAGTTAAACATAAATGACTCAATTTCCTTCTCATTACTATTTGTTGGCTCTacgggaagaaaaaaaatatgaatttaccAACTTCTATAATTTCTTACATACAAcatatttcataataattttccatatcaatttaaattaatcctCCACACAATAAACCATCAAAAtctttcattaataatttataaaaatacatcttCACATAAGCATGATATATACATAGTAAAGATCAATTCCCACCTCTTTAGTCAACAATTTATTCAATTGAACTAAAttcttaattcattaaaaactcATTACCATTATGTAAAATAACATCAATCATCCATAAATCATTGTTCACATCATTCATACATAGTTATGATACAATTTTATAAAGCTATTATGAATTCATTACTATTCTTTCCTAACCATGAATGGCTATTTAGGCCCTTTTAGCCCCTCAATTTCTTCATTAATTCATCATAATTCTCTCTATTTTATAATCTATAATGTCTTTAGAGACTCAATTCCAAAGGAGTATGTTTTCCTCCTAAATTCacataaaaaaccctaaatcaatTTGCTAAAATCTTAATGAAAATCAAGCAAATTTCATTCGAAATAACATAGACTAGCTTTAAACATCCTATTAAATtgtaaattgagtttttaatgCTCATTTGGTTAAGTTTTTTCaaatctccttcttcttcccctcttttcttcactttctcttataatctctttcttttttggtgttttttgtgtttttcttcattGCCTAAAATCTGACCGCCACTATAATGATTGAAAAATTTGGGAAGGGAGGTTTTgtataaaaactcattttcacacAGTAACACctaattaagattataaaaatcTCCATAAATCACTTGTCAATCCTCAAAACATctcaaaataactaaaacacaaaaatcaaccGGATAAGAAAATTCTAAATAGAACTTAATCTACGTTTtcaggcattttttttttaaaaactaccaCCATCACATTTCTCTCATTGAATAGAACACCAAAAGCAATCATTTTGTTAGTGGATTAAAATGAATCGATAATTCTCTTTCAATTGTTATAATTCAAcgattttcttttatc from Populus alba chromosome 14, ASM523922v2, whole genome shotgun sequence includes:
- the LOC118041718 gene encoding uncharacterized protein At4g37920 isoform X2 — its product is MASVCDKLIEVFMVDKPTPNDWRKLLAFSKEWDNLRPHFYKRCQERADCEDDPGKKHNLLRFARKLKEIDEDVQRHNELLGMIKAAPSELTEIVAKRRKDFTKEFFVHLYTVAQSYHDNPNEQNALAKLGNDCVATVQAYDCATENMEALNAAELKLQDIINSPSLDAACKKIDDLAEKNQFDSALVLMITKAWSAAKESNMTKDEVKDILYHLYKTAIGNLQRNVPKDIRILKYLLTVEDPEERLCALNDAFTPGEELEGKDVDSLYTTPEKLHTWIKAMVDAYHLSQDGTLMREARDLMNPKIIKKMEELKKLVEDHFM
- the LOC118041718 gene encoding uncharacterized protein At4g37920 isoform X1; this translates as MELACASVQASCSLTVPASSTTSRRRSPSLSFYRYSFPNPIISSKLNSNKLSANSFRRRSPSLVAAVDGATTVPSDCNGEKLSFSYSSEPTAINDDGKDGVDDGKMASVCDKLIEVFMVDKPTPNDWRKLLAFSKEWDNLRPHFYKRCQERADCEDDPGKKHNLLRFARKLKEIDEDVQRHNELLGMIKAAPSELTEIVAKRRKDFTKEFFVHLYTVAQSYHDNPNEQNALAKLGNDCVATVQAYDCATENMEALNAAELKLQDIINSPSLDAACKKIDDLAEKNQFDSALVLMITKAWSAAKESNMTKDEVKDILYHLYKTAIGNLQRNVPKDIRILKYLLTVEDPEERLCALNDAFTPGEELEGKDVDSLYTTPEKLHTWIKAMVDAYHLSQDGTLMREARDLMNPKIIKKMEELKKLVEDHFM